In Pyrus communis chromosome 11, drPyrComm1.1, whole genome shotgun sequence, the sequence GTTTGTAGTTTGATAGTATAATTTACTTGTTATTCTAATAGAGTAGATCATGCGTACTTTACTACGaccaaaaaaagagaaaaaggatgAGTTAGAGTTGAGTTGACCTTCAAATTTGCCTAACTTTCATGTTGGTTGTGCACTAGTGTAGGTTGCTTGGCCCAATAACCGTTACGAAAACTTGTCGAAGGTTGTTAGAGATCTTTTCACTCCAAAGCGTAGAAGGCTAAAAGagtagtggtattcatcttacttgtaagtgagagtttttaggtttgaatctcgttaaaggcgaatttgaactatattattgttaacccattgtgaggctaagctctcCCTCTGCctttgtagataatatcgtttcttaaaaaaaaaaaatcatgtgtgCTAAAAAGATTACTAACCATGTTTTTAGGTAAGAGAGTTCATATCTCAAAGAGTAGGTGTCGAGTTTAAGTTAGGTTTTGAAATGCAATTCAATTTAACCTAGGGTATCTCTACCTTTGCTTATCAAAAGAATTCAACCACAACttttcatagaattatgaatgacgtAAAAATGGagaaatcttcttcttcctaagTGGTTGGAGTGGAATTTCAGACAGAAAATTTGTCAACGAATCCAAGTTAGTCCGTAGCCAACGAATCGAAGCAAACAAAAAGGGTTTATACTTTTGAATTGCAATAGAGATTTATTTtacacacaaaattataactctAGCTAAAGCTATACATATATGTACATTCAACATATATACACTGACCCATTGAAGCTTCTTGTGCTGCAAATGCATATTTGCGATTCATCACTGCGGGAATGAATAAATATTGAAGATTAGAAgatgtacacacacacaaaaacacacaTTTTATGATTTAACACTAATCCAAATTGTTGCAGACCTGAGCGAACTAACGAGAACTTTTTCGTTCTGATTATAATATTACCTATACTTGATTTATCAATTCATTCATTTTATAACAGGTGTATATTTATCGATTGATGCGATAAAATTAGCGTAAATTAGTAACAAAAGAACTTCGCCTAAAAACAGTTCAAATTAACACACAAATATTTCTCCTCTATATAAGATTAATCAATTTGCATGCTCACCTCATAGCAATTATGACGAAAAATTGTCGGATTTACTGTATTCACCATAACTTCACACGAAACTCTTGCCTGTCAATTGTGGCAAACCAAAACATCACTTCAAGCCCTTCTCTCTTTCCTTAACCATGAATTGATTAAATCTTAAtccacaaattaattaattaacgttACCTAACATACGTACCTGCAAGGGGAACTGAAAAAACAAGAAGCCGAGCCGCCCTTGGACCTCCGTGACGGTGTCAAACGGCACCGTTCCCTTAGCCAAGTCCTCAAGCAGGAGCACCACGTCGGAAAACACCCCGACCTCATTAAACTCCACCTCCGCGTCCAAGTACGACGAGCCAAGCGCCCGCACGTAACCCTGCTGGAACGTCGCGTGCCCCAGCCTCCTCCCTCTGTACCCAACCGCCACCTCCAGCGCCTCGTAGTCCATAGCGTAAACGTCAACGTTCTGGACCTTAATCGTCACCGACATGGACACGTCGATGGTCACTCGTGGCCGCGTGTGgacttgaaccttgttaagCCGAAGCCGTACGATCTTCAGGGAGGGGTCGGACGGCCAGAGAACGAAGGCGGAGAAGGTGGCGGCTAGGAGTGTAAGTATGAGAGTAGTGGCTAGGATAGTTGTGCGCCGTCGTTGGGAGTGAGAACAAGATGGTGGTGATAGAACGACGTAGTTTTGGTCGGCGAGTAATGGGGTGCATGgttggggtggtggtggtggttctgAGCGGGGGGTGGCCATGGGCAtgggggtggtggtggggaGCGTGAAGTGGAAGATGACTTGTGGGGTTTGTAccgtttgtttgtttggttgctcTTTTGAGGCTTTTCGTTTGAATGTTTGGGAAACTCAGGTGGGGTAGAGTTGGTGCTTCCTAGTTATTTCTCAACCGTCCttttcattttatgttttgttaGAGCATCTATGAagattggaattttttttttttttttagcaaacgtGTTATCTTCATTAAAGTACTGAAGAAGGGTTAAACTTTCCAataacaataatataatttaaatttaactttAACGAGAATTGAAAATAATACCACTTATTTACAAAGGATCCCTTTCCCACCAACACAATGGCCAGGCCTTGTTGCAAGCTTTCCCCAAAAGCCCACCCACCGACACAAACTCGGATCCTTACGATTTAAGCTCCACAATCCTATAGGTAAGATGAACTTGGCATTCGTGTCCGGAGGCCTTAAAAGAAGATATcttcaatttgtttttggattaaattaTACTTTACCTGCTTCAgtttaaatataattataattttatatcatatttttaaaatattacaatcacatcatttacttgttatttatttcaatttatacattcgttaaaaaaattgttcacGTCTTCACTGCCTACGTAAACATCGCGGATTCCACGTATATGTGCCACGcgaattaaattaaaagaaattataaaaaatctcaattaaaaattaacgttaaaaataattttattttaaaacttaAATCCTTCTCTCCAACCCAGATTCTCCAGCCCTAATCCGCCACTCCCATGGCCGCGAGCACTGGCGGAAGACACCCACATCGACATCGACCTCCACGAGCCTCTCACCACACCATTCATTACAGAGATAGAGGTCGAGGATTATGGCGAGCTCAGCGCATGTGGTGGATCAGCCGTCGAGCAAAACGGGTCCTGTGGAGCTACCCGATTTACATCAGATCCGGATTGATTGATCAGCCATTCAGAGGTTCAGATCTGGTCTCCTCAGTAATGAGTCTTGGCTGCTGGTGCAGcgggaaaaagagagaagacGGGACCAAAACCCAGTGCGACGAAAAGAAATCAAGCGGATCAAAACCCATTATAGATTtcgagaaaacaaaaaaaacccatgAATCAAAAAGCTTAAAGAGTCAAAGAAATGGGAAATTTTGCAGAAGGACGACTGACCTCCTTGACTTCAGTGGAACACTCCGAAGGGTGGGAGAACGATCTCTTCAGGCAGGCCGATTCACCCATCTTAGTGTTCTTGCTTTCTCTGGTAAAATCCCTCTACTTGGGGTCGTTGAATATATGGCTAGAAATTTGAATTGTGAATTGGAATCCAAGAAATGGTGCTTATTGTGTCCATTCCATGTTTGGTTTTACAGTTTTTACCCAAAAATGTGCAGAAAAAATGGGGCTTTTTAGAGAGAACGAGGGCCTCTGGGTTTTTTGTTTGCCTTTAATGTTTGGGGTTTTAGTTTGCTTGTTGATTTTCTTGGATGGAGATGtctctttttatgtttttggataAATTACATTTATCAAAATCAAAGAATGCCGAATTCGGCCGGAGAAGAAGGTGGTAGGGGAATTGGCTGTGGTTCTGGCGGTGAGGGAAGGAAAAAATGGGTGGGGGAGGAGACGGATGGAGTGGGCAGAAGAGTGGGGATGGGAGTTGGTAGGGGGTGGGGTCCacagtttttaataaaaagtttaaattatttttctcttaaacgaatttttttttttttttttaagttttaagtttttggtttttttggctTATGTGCCTTCCATGTCAGCACAAAAGTAAGTTTCAGATTTGCCACATTACCAATTAACAATCAAGTTAACGAATTGACTAAGatcatctctaaccgaagggtccagagggccagagggttGAAAATAACTCGAAaatcatctccaatcgaggACTAGGCCAGAAGGTTCTAGAATCTAAGAGGATTCCACGGAATCGGAGAGGGTTAGAAGGCTGGAGGGCTGGCTCCTTCGCTGGCTAGAAATACTAGGaatcttgtcggttataacAGACAAGAATGCTtaagaaaaaattcaaatgcaacggctagctgatgtcagctagccgttgcatttgaattttttttttttttatagttttattattattttttatttacaaaatttttcctataacttttatttttaatatattttttttaattttatttttttcctataacttttattttacaaaatttgtttcattttttttttaaattacattttttcctataacttctatttcacatagttgctttattttattttaaattttatttttatcctataacttctatttcacaaaatttgtttcatattttttttaaattatatttttttcttataacttcctaagccattatacaacattaaattaaattaagtaacatgaaacaacattaaacaatatgaaataaaattaaataacattaaccaacatacaaattatacaacataaaaaaaacatttaacaacatgaaacttaaacaatattttaaaaaacatttaataaaataaaacttaaacgtctatttcatgcttcttttggcccaaagatgtgcaacaagatcatgTTATAGGTACTTGTTTGTAGCACGAGAATGTATCATTCTATagcgcctcatgtactcatttatagagatactactagttcttggattgaagggtaaattagacccatcatatatttttgcacgagccattcttgacctatttggatcttcttggtcgtcattggactctccatcaatatactcatctcgctcatcctccactatcatattgtgtaatatgatgcaagacatcatgatggagtccaaattttctcgactccaccctcttgcTGATTCGCTAATAATCTTCcaccgtgcttgtagaataccgaaagctctctcaacatctttctagtatgcctcttggtgtaaggtaaacaacttttctgcgtcattcctagggtttggaattgcttggacaagtgtcacccactttgggtagatgtcatctactaagtaataccccatattgtagTGACGGTTGTTTAGTGAAGTTGAGGTGTTTTACCTTCCATCAAGTTATTGAAGATGGGTGAATgcccaagaactgtaatgtcattttgggatccagggactccaaagaaagcatgccaaatccatgtgtcatatGAGGCAACCGCTTTTAACACAACAGTTGGCTTTCTCGACCTTCTACTAAAGCCTCCTTGCCATCCGGTGGGACagttcttccaatcccaatgcatgcagtctaatgaccctatcatgctCGGAAACCCACGGTCTTTAGCTTTGCAAAGGAGCCGATTCAGATCTTCTTAATTTGGCTCGCAGAGGTACTCGTCTTTGTGAACctgaacaattgtgtcacaGAATTGTTAAAGAGTATCAAAGCATAtagactcagacataccatgggtttcatccatcgaatcagctggggagccataggccatcattcgaagtgcaacagtaaccttctgatgaggtgagaaaccaaGGCGGCCTGTTCTGTCCAGCTTTtgtcgaaagtatggattgacttGCTAGACATCACGAAGTAAACGCTTGAAGACATGACGCTTTATCCAAAAGTGAcgtctgaaatcctcttctgtgtacaccgagttggggttgaagtagttgttcacCGAATTGGCATGCGACATCGctctgtttcgtggtttgtaatCTTCTTCTGTGTACactgaattgaaatagattgaatttAAAGTTGTATGAATTATAACCTAATATCCattctatttatagcaaaagaaaaattcaaatccaacggttagTTGACGTCATGTTGATgtcacttagccgttggatttgaatttaagttgtagtttttaaataataaattatgtttggccctatggccctttggccttcagttggagacggttttttgtggtagggttaaaacgagccatctgaccctcagttggagacggaggcaaatatggccatgtactgttcattaaaatattaatatcttgaaatatcttggagaatcttggagagctagagggctaaaacgaaccCTCTGGTcagccatcggttggagatgacctaacgGTTGTAtcatattgaaataaaatagtaataaatACATgttattgaaatattttaaagatgtatAAAGTTGTAATTAGATGCAAACCtaagggggtaaaatgtaatttatcttttatttaaTGGGAATTAATTGTGAGGCTCACACCAAATCAaacttcaatgatccaaactgacttttttttcaagttgcaccttatAGATCATCTTGTAAGatattagccaaattggaaTGATTTAAGAAATCTAATTGAGTTCCAAGAAATCAGcgaatgttttgttttataagaaacaatgaaatttcatcatgataattaaataggcaaatgatttcaaattgaattgaatttttgtaatgaTAATCTATTAATCGAGACTTATAAAATAGACAATCCGAAtagttgaagttcgatgtggagtGGGTCCCACAACTAAAAAATGGGGATTCCTTTACATAAAGGATTCATGTCGTATTTTCCGTGTTCGTGTCATTTTTGTGACATACCTAATATCTTAACAAATCGTGTCGTGTAAcacttgttaaaataaacaggtaATATGACGCAACCCGAAATTTACATGTGaatattaacaggtaatatgaTCTGATCCGTTacccgttaaagaaaatatattttaaatcaataaataatcaaatgaaaaatataatgcTAAATTAGTATCtacataccatattgtcacataaatatgatgtcaaaacataaaaacgtatTTGTCTTTCAAATATTACATACGTCAAAATAACAACCTAATGAAAAAACGTTAGATTAGTGTATTACTATCAAATATTAAATGTTGgaagatatgcaaaatgaagggaGGCTTTTTGTTAAGGTTGTGGTTGTGTCAGAGTCTCAGGTTTTGATCAATAAAACTGAGTCATATACCATCATCAACCCAGCTATGGCGACAAGGAGACTCTCTAAATTCGATGGACTCGTATAAACTAACCGGCCCTCATTGAAGATATCCGCAAAGCATGccaccctttttcttttttctttttttttggtcaactaGAAGGAATGCTGCTTCTCATTGAATGAGATTTGAGATTGGCGAAGTGCAAAGTGCAATAAAACTACCAGTCAATACTCAATACAACAACCAGTCTACTACTTGTGGAGATTGTCTGAGTGCTCTCTCTTCTTTGTCCACTTTCTAGTTTCTTCATCTATTAGTTTTCTTGGCAAATCCACACAAAATTTCTTGTCACTTTTATTGCAACagcttttctctctctctctctctccccctcaaAAGCTGATACAATTTTGATCAAGGTAGTGCTCCAATGGCGAGGCCTGGCAACAAGATCATACAAGCCAAACTGGTGGGTATGTCTTACCCTCTCTTTTATTTCCAATTCTTTTACTTCTGCATTTTTTTCTATATTCTTTTGCCTCTGTTCCCTTCAGCTACAATCTATCATTACAAAAGACTAATGTGTGCAGAGATTTTCATGAGAATCTGAAAGGGTTCTATTTGCAATTGCTTAGCTCAAGAatctaaatttatatattacccagaatacaaaattatatatatatatatatatatatatatatatatgtacacactTTCTTCCAACTGCATACTGGAAAGATTCAACCCCACATAAGTTTGATGTAAATTGTAAGGTCTGATGTAATGGGATATCAGGTATTCTGTATTCTACGGCTTTGATTTCCTAGTTGATACAATAAAACTATGGAGACTGCCATAAAAATGATAAAGCTTCCTTGTTCGAACGCTTGCGGTGGTTCATTTACTAGCTAAACATTTAGCTATGTTGGCTCTGTCAGGATTTCCAGCAGAGTAGCATTTCTAGGTGTGCCATTTTGTTACTCTAGACCgtcttttagttttaggatcgGATTTTTTATCTGCATTTGTAATCACATTATTAGCACCGAACGAAGTAGAAAAATGTTGATTCATTCTTTGTAGTTGTATTTACATGTAGTGCAAACAATATTAGTGGAATCGTCTCACAAAGACACGGCTTATTTCTAAATTTCTTAAATGTTTCTGTTTCAGGTGCTTCTAGGGGACATGGGAACTGGGAAAACCAGCTTGGTGTTAAGATTTGTCAAAGGCC encodes:
- the LOC137749273 gene encoding uncharacterized protein isoform X2 — translated: MPMATPRSEPPPPPQPCTPLLADQNYVVLSPPSCSHSQRRRTTILATTLILTLLAATFSAFVLWPSDPSLKIVRLRLNKVQVHTRPRVTIDVSMSVTIKVQNVDVYAMDYEALEVAVGYRGRRLGHATFQQGYVRALGSSYLDAEVEFNEVGVFSDVVLLLEDLAKGTVPFDTVTEVQGRLGFLFFQFPLQARVSCEVMVNTVNPTIFRHNCYE
- the LOC137749273 gene encoding uncharacterized protein isoform X1, which codes for MPMATPRSEPPPPPQPCTPLLADQNYVVLSPPSCSHSQRRRTTILATTLILTLLAATFSAFVLWPSDPSLKIVRLRLNKVQVHTRPRVTIDVSMSVTIKVQNVDVYAMDYEALEVAVGYRGRRLGHATFQQGYVRALGSSYLDAEVEFNEVGVFSDVVLLLEDLAKGTVPFDTVTEVQGRLGFLFFQFPLQARVSCEVMVNTVNPTIFRHNCYEVSMQID